In the Populus trichocarpa isolate Nisqually-1 chromosome 8, P.trichocarpa_v4.1, whole genome shotgun sequence genome, TGGATTTTtagatgtgaaaaaaaatataatggctgtttaataacataaaatcattgaaaataggttcatttgtaaaaaacaaaaacagaaaatatttttttagaaaaaaaaatatgtcaagactattttcataagaaatcaTAATTCAAGTAATCCATCTTGATTGTTtgtatttatgataatttaaaaaatataaaatatcattctaaaaaaataccGAAAGGATATCaactctaaataaataaatttatgaaattacctaaatatcaaaatataaaataaaataattttaacttttaatataattaaaaatatttcttgtgtataaaaaattataatatctataactttaatattttttcatatgaaaaaattatattaacagtaattgtaaaaaatataaaaaacatgtctTAAAAACTCAATACAAAtttgaaaatctatttttctaatattgtgGATAGAAAAGAATCTTGCATTTGAAcaagaaatttcattttttttttactttttttttaaaaacaaattggaatATTACTACCACGTaccacctttttcttttttaattgcaaaGAAGTCCAAGTAACGTAATTACCTGAATTTTTCACCCCCAGTTCTTGTAGTTGActatttatctatttaattaagattttggtGAATATCTATTTACTTACGAATCTCAACAACTAtgacttgcaaaaaaaaaaaaaaaaaaaaagtaataaaagagGCACATCCCTGTGCGATAGagatgtgttaaaaatattataatgggTAGAGgataatataaatgatattttatgatattatttaataatttaagtttttaaattaaaataattctttgaaattatattataattgtatTAGAGGATAATATAAgtctatataaatttaaagtttaaaaaaatttatttattttaaaaatctcacctaataatttaatcttttataaaaaaaattaagtttttaaatggATAGAATTATGGCAGAGATTAATAGCGtccaagatttttattttattttttccggCGTCAAAATTGGCCACTGAATTCTCTCCGTCTAAGGCGCTCTTTGCATGTGTAGCTGCACGTTAGATTTttctaaagatattttttattactgataagatcattgttgttgttaatattaatttgaataagtAATTCTGAAAATGGTTTCTTGAATGATGATAGATAAGATGGTTGAATGTGAGATGGTTTGGgagtgtgattgcggttgttttttaaagtgttttttacttgaaaatatattaaaataatattatatttttttattttttaaaaattatttttaatatcaataaattaaaaaaatattttttaaactaaaattttttttaaaaaatatcaatagtttaaaaaaatattaatttaaactaaaaaaaatttaattttttaaaaatatttttaaaacataaaaatatacatgttgCTTCATGTATCACATAAACcgcattgattattttttagcaaaaagtTTTCCGACTTCCCTTAATCATTGATGCCGCTATTTCCTTCTGTCTCAATCGAGTCCTTGTCTAGTTTTTGCAGAGTTCCATAAATGGGAAAATAGATTTTGGATGTGAGAGTCAGTTCTGACCGTAAAGAAGAGAGTATAAATTAAtgctgttatatatatatatatatatataatggcaaAAACgaataatttgttcttattaATGCGCGATTGGTGAGGGAACTTATTAATTGTGAATTTGTTATTAATCACGCATCTGATTGGGCTATTTATTCAGTGGCAAAGAAAGTCCTTGATCACAGGATAATTCGTGGCAACGATTTTGTGTCCTTGGATATATGCTGCAGAATTGATGGCTTATAAGGAGCTGCACCTATTACTTATAAGGAGCTTTACttataacttttaatatttcagaaaaaaaaaacattttaaaaaaaatgtaaatacaaAGCAACATTTAATAAATGATCCAAAATGTACTAAAATTTAAATCGAAGGAGCAGTATCTACTACTCATTCCAATATCCACCACCTCACCAATTCCCCCCATCCGATTCTCAGCCATGAACAACCACAAAAACCATCATTACTATCCCACCGTCCATCAACGTTAAACCCCTGCAATCCTCATCATAGCATAGAAATTGCCTTGTGATTTCTTTACTGGGTTTGTGATTTCTCTATGAGACGATCACAAATTGGGTCGAAATCGATCATTGATGATGAAGGAGAGGCAAGAAAGAGTGCGCACTTGTGCTCTTTCACGGAGAGAAATGAGACGGTAATACAGGGATTGTGCAACGATGATGACAAAGAGAGTGAGAGCTGCAATGAGAGAGAGGGTAGTGAGAGAGAATTAAGAGAGGGgatcaagtttatgattttatttatgcttatcaaatatacattttattttttgaatcgaatatatttgtttatcttAGTTATTTCtagattatgtttgtttttgttttttaaaaaaattaaattatttttattttaaattaatatttttttagtgttttcagattattttttatgcgatgatatcaaaaataattttttaaaaataaaaaatattattttaatatatttataaataaaaaacaatttaaaaagtaactatTACTACATTTCAAAACACACAAGCTTGTTTGAGAGTGttgttgcggttgcttttcaaaatgtttttcactccgaaatgtatcaaaataatgtatttttatttttttaaaattatttttgatatcagtgcatcaaaatgatttaaaaacattaaaaaatattaatttgaagtaaataaaaaaaataaaaaaaatttaaatttttttgaaagtgtttttgaaaagtaaaaataaataaatcttttaaaatataacttttaCTAACAATATCGGTCCGTTTTGTATCCagaatctatttttatattaaataaaaatatattttattattttaatttttattataatttctttcgAAGGTTATATGTTGATTTTTACCTCCAGAATCTATTTTTATGGATGGACTCTACAAAGTATAGCTAAGGATCCACTCCAGTTTAAAATCTAACACAATTAAAGGTCTGCATCGCAAATTTGCTAAGCCAAAGCAGTTTAAAGacgtatttttagtttttttttttaataaaatgactaaGACTATAAGTTGGAGACTTCATTGTCGAGGAACTAAGGGTTTttgtttgagtttatttttaaaatctctgtttttttttttaaaaaataatgttaagtatataatcttttatttatggAATACACATAGAAGATAGTAAAATcagaacaatttaaaaaatgtattctCCGTCAACTCTAAACTCtaaactcatatatatatatatatatatatatatatatatatatatatatatatatatatatatatataaaagaaacagaggaagaagaagaagaagcagcagcagcagcaagcgGACAGGTAACAGGTAACTATATTCGGTATATATTGGTTATAGCTGAAGCATTTCCCCAAGTGATCCGAAGCTGAAGAAAGGAGCAAGTGAGAGACCCCTCCTTCTCACACAGCTTTTAGACATGCTAGCGACTGGACAAACTATTTTCACAACCTCAAAACAACTTCTTGCTTAGTACTAGTAATATTTTACAACAACTACTAGCTAAATATATACCAAATTAACAATTTCTTGTTTCAACACAAAATCTCAGTCCGAAATATCCTGCTGTGTACATAaacaaactctctctctctctaaagcgTCTTCATGTTCCGTATTTGTCTGCGGAGCTCATAGCTTACCACAGCTCACCTCAGCAAAACACATATACAGGGAGCCAGCTGTCTCTGTTTCTCTCCCTGTCTTACACTcttactctgtttttttttttttcgttgccTATGAAAATTCCCTTCCCAAAGAGTACCAATCAGCCTCTTTACACTGCCCTTAAAACCCAACCACTTCACCCCATTAACATTTCTATACCCTTCAATAAGCCACGCCCACCACCAATAGCAGTCCGTATGGACACGGACTCCTCTACCACCACCTCCACCGCCGTCTACCGCcataaaaaagacaagattCTCGTAATAATGGGAGCGACTGGGTGTGGCAAAACAAGGGTATCTATTGATCTAGCTACACGCTTCCAATCCGAAATCATCAACTCCGACAAAATGCAAGTCTACGAAGGTCTTGACATCACCACCAACAAAATCACCATTCAAGACCGTCTAGGTGTTCCTCACCATTTACTCGGTGAGTTCGACCCGGATGATGGTGAGTTGACTCCCTCCGAGTATCGGTTAGCTGGTGGATTGGCTATCTCAGGTATTGTTTCAAGGCAAAATCTTCCTATTGTGGTTGGTGGGTCCAACTCCCTTATTCACGCTTTGGTTGTTGACCGGTTTAATCCCGAGTTAAACGTTTTTGATGGGTGTAACCCAGTTTCAACCCAGTTAAGATATAACTGTTGTTTTTTGTGGGTGGATGTGTCATTACCTGTTTTGTGCGATTACTTGTGTAAGCGAGTCGACGAAATGCTCGACTCCGGGATGCTCGATGAGCTGTCAGAGTATTATGGCTCAGTTGATGCAGCGAGTCAAATCGGGTTGAGGAAAGCGATTGGGGTGCCTGAGTTTGATCGGTATTTCAAAAAGTACCCACCTGGGTCTGGGTGTGGCAGAGGTATTGGTGTGGAATGGGATCGGGTACGGAGGGGAGTATACGAGGTCTGTGTGAGGGAGATAAAGGAGAACACGTGTCAGCTTGCGAAAAGGCAGATCGGCAAGATCTTGAGATTAAAAGGGGCAGGGTGGGACCTAAAAAGAGTTGATGCGACTGAGAGCTTTAGGGAGGTGATGACGGTGACGTCAGATGATCatatcaagaaaagaaagaagaagaggtgGATGGAGGTTTGGGGGAGAGATGTGATGGAGCCAAGCATGAAAATTGTGAAACGCTTCTTGGAGGAGGAGTAGGAGTAGGTTTTACAGTCAGTCAGCCAGTCAAtccatcaatcaatcaatccaGCTTTTTTTTCCCGCTACCGTTCTGGTTTtccaaataattattattattttgagaaatGCTAACATGAAGCTGCGATTGTGCAATTCTTGGGTTCGATATTTCGAATCGGCGCTTGCCTGGCTAGTTCATGCAATCGTGGGTGGTGGTCATGTTCGATAAGCATGGTCAAGCTTGCATAATCACATCCACCAGTGCAATCTTTCGCGGTTTTATGTCGGATGACAAGCATGGTGAAGATTGCGTAATCACATCCATCGCGGCTGCgcatattttcttctctttcggTTTGGGTCTTAAATGATGGAGAGTTTTTGGGTTACATATTGGGGGTTCACAAATGGGGTTCCAGAATTTGCAATGAGCAACCAGTTTTGCAGCATCAGGATTTTCCTGGCTTGGGTACTGTATTGAGGGCatctttactctttttttccccctttttttcccttcctgcCTTGGAAGGGTCCTTTTAAAGTCAATATAAACATACGGAAAAAATCGTGAATTTTGgagaaataaaaacttattctGGAATGTTGTTTTTAGCAATTATTCTTAACTGATAATAGAAGCTTGTTTTAGTGGTTGCAGAGTCCTAATTCACATCTGGGCATTGTAAGCAAATTGAAGTGGAGAGTCTTCTTGCACATATTCGTTGTGGAGAATTGGTTGCCAAGAAGCTTACACAATGGAACAAAATATAcctttttgcttaaaattttattttgatgggtAGCCCAGCACGCTTCTCAAAACTCTTGTTCCCAAATAC is a window encoding:
- the LOC7486764 gene encoding adenylate isopentenyltransferase; this translates as MKIPFPKSTNQPLYTALKTQPLHPINISIPFNKPRPPPIAVRMDTDSSTTTSTAVYRHKKDKILVIMGATGCGKTRVSIDLATRFQSEIINSDKMQVYEGLDITTNKITIQDRLGVPHHLLGEFDPDDGELTPSEYRLAGGLAISGIVSRQNLPIVVGGSNSLIHALVVDRFNPELNVFDGCNPVSTQLRYNCCFLWVDVSLPVLCDYLCKRVDEMLDSGMLDELSEYYGSVDAASQIGLRKAIGVPEFDRYFKKYPPGSGCGRGIGVEWDRVRRGVYEVCVREIKENTCQLAKRQIGKILRLKGAGWDLKRVDATESFREVMTVTSDDHIKKRKKKRWMEVWGRDVMEPSMKIVKRFLEEE